Within Polyodon spathula isolate WHYD16114869_AA unplaced genomic scaffold, ASM1765450v1 scaffolds_876, whole genome shotgun sequence, the genomic segment TTTGTTACAACTGAGTTCATGTAAATAAATTCAATCAATAATGCATTGAAAGaaagggagacagggagagagagagggggctgataGTCAGTAAAGAAAAGGATGGAGTAAATGAGAGAATGAATAAATGTGTTCACATTACCTCTCTTCGCTTTCCTGTTCTTTTTACTGGTGTCTTGAATGATCTCGTCTGTTGTCGGGTTGCGTATGACATAAAAGTTTTCTTTGgccattttgtaaaaaaattattataacccctttaaaaaaaaattgtattggggtcttccttccttcctttcttccttccttcctttctttctttctttcctctttttctttccttctttcaaGAGCAGCACAGGATCAGACTGCAGCACTTTCCACTTTCCAAGCTGCAAAGTTACCAGATGTTTTAAACTCTCTACTTCCTTCCACCCATCTTGCATCACATGGTGTCTTTTGAATTGCATCATACAGGGATAGACTGGGGTGTCGATAATGGTTTAGATTCTTTTTATAACTGTTTATCACATCTCTGTGCCACCAACTTCCTTCCAGTGGTCTGATTACAGTtattaaagttaaataaataggtttaccctttctcttagggggtgagagagggagggagcagttcagtctccatgcctcaagcctgccctggactggagggagcaccctttctcttagaggggtgagggaggggagcagttcagtctctatctctcaagcctgctctggactggagggagcaccctttcccTTAAGGAGGTGATGgaggggagcagttcagtctccatgcctcaagtctgccctggactggagggagctcCCTTTATCTAcccccccagaaaaaaacaaaaaaaaacaaggaaaacctttttttttttttttaaatcttttattggcaagaagaagaaaaagaacaccaaacagaaaacacattttgtgccccaaaatcaaataaaatatgcaatgaaataaaagaaaaattatgCAATAAGCACGGTTTTAAGGTGCACGTCACCTCTTATTAGGACTAGTAACATTATAATCACTGGTCCTTTGCTTTTGCATTGAAAatctttgcttgttttaaaactcAGATATTTCAAACACAGCAGAACCTCTGAGTTCCATCAcattgggaatggaggttgtttgtCAGCCTGAAATGCCAGTAGCTCTGAAAATGACTTTGCATTGGTATTAATACATGTGTTCACCTGCTATCTACGCCCTCGATTTGGAGAATACTACAAGGATACAGTACAGGCAGCATAGTCCCGTTGCTGAGGATGATACTGCCGTcaggtgggtgttttttttttcaattaaaagtgTAACACATCTGTGTTTCCCAGTGCTTGCTATTTCAGTTGGTTAACCTTTTCAGTTTGTTGCTTGTAACGCTGAGGCTCTACTGTACAACGCTATAACTCTGCTGTTACTGCCTTCAGGTACCTAATAACTTTAGCACCTTCTGAAGAGCATGTAACTGGCCTCTCgtttttgagaaagaaaaaaaaaaaaaaaacaccaaaacaataaaactcagTAGCATATTGTATTCTTGATCTACAAACAAAGCCATTTCACAGAAAAAAGATCATTCTAGATTCCTTttcacaaatgaaataaaattgtGTATCACATGAAATATCATTCCACAACCCATCATAGGATAAATGGATGCAATCTTCATTGTTGTAGTCATCTGGTTGATTTTTTCTCCAAAACCTACATTGTAGAAAAAAGGAAGTCAAAGCTGTGAATGAGCCCTAACTTCAAACTTCTCCAGTGATGCtcgatgtgtgtgtgttaaattgaAAGGCTGAACCCTAGTTTATGGCTCTCTTGTCACTGTGGTGCTGTGCTCTGGAGCTGTCCCTGGGATAGTGCTATAAGGAGATGGTTTTGACTCCCTcatgctccctctggaatcctcAGTGAAGACCGTTGATTTttccaggacacgaacctgcgctCCCTAGACTGTATGACTCCCCATGCACACCAtgcagccatgcctttaccaggagacCCTCGGGAacccctgctctcccctgactgtacgactcCCCCTGCATACCatgcagccgtgcctttaccaggagaccCTCAGGAacccctgctctcccctgactgtatgactccccctgcacaccatgcagccatgcctttaccagtaGACCCTCAGGAacccctgctctcccctgactgtatgactccccctgcacaccatgtagccatgcctttaccaggagacCATCGTGGacccctgctctcccctgactgtacgactccccctgcacaccatgcagccgtgcttttaccaggagaccctcggggacccctgcgctcccctgactgtacgactccccctgcacaccatgcagccgtgcttttaccaggggaacTTATGGACCTCATTAGGGTTCCTTTTTAATTAGTGGCAAATGTCAGAATaaacaactgtgataaagataactgGTATTGTATGAAATATTAGCAGAATATAATTCCCCAAAGCCATCaaagtatattttgtttgttgtaaagGTAGTAGCGCCACAATTAAAAGTGTTAGAGTTTGAATCGCCCCTCAGAGCGTCAGACATTGTTTTCCTATGAAGCAAGAGTTTCGATTCTTTTCTCTTCTGACTTACTGCTCTGTGGTGCTGATGCTTGTGTTGTCCACCCATCTGAAGTCACCTTCCTTGACCCTGTCACTGAGTCCAATCCAGTAGTAACGAGACGAATGCTTCTTACTGATTATCGCCTGGAAACGTATAGAAAAAGAATGTTATTTCTGAACGAATGCTGTGAAAGTCCaagcatactgtatttattaaagtgACAACTATAGGGCGCTTTGAGGTTACAAGGTAATCTTTCGAGTGGATGCACAATTGTAACTAGTTAGCAAACTCCACGGTCGAGGTGTAAAACGGCTAATGTTTCCACCACTATGACACTTAAACCAGTATCCTGAGGCAGCAGTTAATCCAGTCTCCACAGACCTCAATAGACAACGACCAGGAACACAAGAGAAGCAAATCCACAAGGCAATGGGGGACCACAAGTTATCCATTAAAAGCAAAGCTTTCACGTCAATTCTGTGCTCAGCAGATGAGTTAGAATGGGACTGAGGCACTGATCCCCGATTCACTCTAAAAACAAAAGGAACGCTCTGTGGTGTAGTATACCCTCCTACTGCCTCTGCAAAGAGTAGCACAATCTCAAAGCCCATTGTGGCTCGCAGTTCTCAAGCGCTGGTGATGTAAACAACGAACCACAACTTCCCTCCTGTCTGACAGAGTTGAGAGCACGTGGAAGTCATGGCAGGACGCTGTTGAAAGGATGACGGTTCAGAGGTTACCTGCTGTTCCTCTGCGTTGTTGATGATGAGCAGATCTGCTTGCTTTGACTGACAGAACAACTGGGAGTCCATCCAGGTTTTTTGCTGATCAGAAAACACGTAGCAGCGCCTCCCAGTTTGCTGCCAGCCCAGAGGACATGGGAGGCAGGTATAGGCTgccaataatacaaaaataaattacaactaCTACTAAACTACTGG encodes:
- the LOC121309111 gene encoding CD209 antigen-like protein E isoform X2: MADGFGTISPYEQSCSTAYRPVLATEDPAQSRPSRCLSWTLLLLLVVDVCLLISALVCLSGLTGEQLDLEKKISDLTNTAEASYSKATEHHNETRTRLRAVDSNISFCTEAVINVSNSLSDSAYTCLPCPLGWQQTGRRCYVFSDQQKTWMDSQLFCQSKQADLLIINNAEEQQAIISKKHSSRYYWIGLSDRVKEGDFRWVDNTSISTTEQFWRKNQPDDYNNEDCIHLSYDGLWNDISCDTQFYFICEKESRMIFFL